Proteins found in one Lycium ferocissimum isolate CSIRO_LF1 chromosome 6, AGI_CSIRO_Lferr_CH_V1, whole genome shotgun sequence genomic segment:
- the LOC132060121 gene encoding LOW QUALITY PROTEIN: lycopene beta cyclase, chloroplastic-like (The sequence of the model RefSeq protein was modified relative to this genomic sequence to represent the inferred CDS: inserted 2 bases in 1 codon) codes for MDTLLKTPNNLEFLHPLNGFAVKACTFSTVKAHKFSSRNVCVKASSSTLLELKPETKKESLDFELPMYDPSKGVVVDLAVVGGGPAGLAVAQQVSESGLSVCSIDPSPKLIWPNNYGVWVDEFESMDLLDCLDATWSGALVYIDDNTSKDLDRAYGRVNRKQLKSKMMQKCILNGVKFHQAKVIKVIHEEFKSMLICNDGITIQASTTXATGFSRCLVQYDKPYNLGYRVAYGILAEVEEHLFDVNKMVFMDWRDSHLKNNVELKERDSRIPTFLYARPLSSNRIFLEETSLVARPGLQMDDIQERMVARLSHLGIKVKSIEEDERCVIPIGGPLPSLPQRVVGIGGTAGMVHPSAGYMVARTLAAAPIVANAITQYLGSERSGSGNELFEAVWKDLWPIERRRQREFFCFGMDVLLKLDLPATRRFFDAFFNLEPRYCHRFLLSRLFLPELIVFGLSLSSQASNTFRLEIMTKGTLQLVNMINNLLQDKE; via the exons ATGGATACACTATTGAAAACCCCAAATAATCTTGAATTTTTGCATCCACTTAATGGATTTGCAGTTAAAGCTTGTACCTTTAGCACTGTGAAGGCTCATAAGTTTAGTTCTAGAAATGTTTGTGTTAAGGCTAGCAGTAGTACTCTTTTAGAACTTAAACCTGAGACAAAAAAGGAAAGTCTTGATTTTGAGCTTCCTATGTATGATCCTTCAAAAGGGGTTGTTGTGGATCTTGCTGTTGTTGGTGGTGGTCCAGCAGGACTTGCAGTTGCACAACAAGTTTCTGAATCCGGACTTTCTGTTTGTTCAATTGACCCGTCTCCGAAATTGATATGGCCTAATAACTATGGAGtttgggttgatgaatttgagtCTATGGATTTGTTAGATTGCCTTGATGCTACCTGGTCCGGTGCATTGgtgtatattgatgataatacaAGTAAAGATCTTGATAGAGCTTATGGAAGGGTTAACCGAAAACAACTGAAATCGAAAATGATGCAGAAATGCATACTGAATGGTGTTAAGTTTCACCAAGCCAAGGTTATAAAGGTAATCCATGAGGAATTTAAGTCAATGTTGATTTGTAATGATGGTATTACTATCCAGGCGAGCACAAC TGCAACTGGATTTTCAAGATGTCTTGTTCAGTATGATAAGCCTTATAACCTCGGGTATCGAGTAGCTTATGGCATTTTAGCTGAAGTGGAAGAGCACCTGTTCGATGTAAACAAGATGGTTTTCATGGATTGGCGAGATTCTCATTTGAAGAACAATGTGGAGTTGAAAGAGAGAGATAGTAGAATACCGACTTTTCTATATGCCAGGCCACTTTCATCCAACAGAATATTTCTCGAAGAAACTTCGCTTGTAGCTCGTCCTGGATTGCAAATGGACGATATTCAAGAACGAATGGTGGCTCGTTTAAGTCACTTGGGGATAAAAGTGAAGAGCATTGAAGAGGACGAACGCTGTGTGATCCCAATAGGGGGTCCACTTCCATCATTACCTCAGAGAGTCGTTGGAATTGGTGGTACAGCTGGCATGGTTCATCCGTCCGCTGGTTATATGGTGGCAAGGACACTAGCTGCAGCTCCCATTGTTGCCAATGCCATAACTCAATACCTCGGTTCTGAAAGAAGTGGTTCGGGTAATGAATTATTCGAAGCTGTTTGGAAAGATTTGTGGCCTATAGAGAGGAGGCGTCAACGAGAGTTCTTTTGCTTCGGTATGGATGTTCTTCTGAAGCTTGATTTACCTGCTACAAGAAGGTTCTTTGATGCATTTTTCAACTTAGAACCTCGTTATTGCCATCGGTTCTTATTGTCTCGGTTGTTTCTACCTGAGCTTATAGTTTTTGGGTTGTCTCTTTCCTCTCAGGCTTCAAATACTTTTAGACTAGAGATAATGACAAAGGGAACTTTACAATTAGTAAATATGATAAACAATTTGTTACAGGATAAAGAATGA
- the LOC132060120 gene encoding uncharacterized protein LOC132060120, producing MGSSSSSKDDFSVLVLASDLGIDARPFLTHHQEQPEPEPEESWHDCPSHLPCTEDQDFAHLDFLQFFRLQPGSDKSGNRIFRIVGKYFPALVISAERLKKYVFNKISAELPEGPFCIVYMHSTVQTEDNNPGLTILRWIYEDLPSDHKDRLQAVYFVHPGIRSRLVLATLGRFFLSGGLYWKIKYVSRLQYLWDDMKKGELEIPEFVQKHDDILEHRPLTDYGIEPDPLHLSQMPPTAYSFGRHDSGWSSREYMS from the exons ATGGGAAGCTCTAGTTCAAGTAAGGATGATTTTTCAGTGTTGGTGTTAGCATCGGATCTTGGTATTGATGCCCGACCCTTTTTaacccatcatcaagaacaacCCGAACCCGAACCCGAAGAAAGTTGGCATGATTGCCCTTCTCACCTTCCTTGTACTGAGGATCAAGATTTTGCTCATCTTGATTTCCTCCAATTCTTTCGCCTTCAACCCGGTTCTGATAAGTCGGGTAATCGGATCTTTCGGATTGTTGGAAAATACTTTCCCG CTCTAGTTATAAGTGCTGAGCGGCTGAAAAAGTATGTCTTCAACAAAATTAGCGCGGAGCTGCCTGAGGGGCCATTCTGCATTGTCTACATGCATAGTACTGTTCAGACGGAGGATAACAACCCTGGATTGACCATCTTGAGGTGGATATACGAAGATCTGCCTTCTGACCATAAGGACAGACTTCAGGCAGTATATTTTGTGCATCCTGGGATCCGGTCAAGGCTTGTTCTTGCAACGCTAGGCAGATTTTTCCTAAGTGGAGG CTTGTATTGGAAAATAAAGTATGTTAGTCGCCTGCAATACCTTTGGGACGACATGAAGAAAGGAGAGCTTGAGATTCCTGAATTTGTTCAAAAGCATGATGACATTCTAGAGCACAGGCCACTGACTGATTATGGAATTGAACCCGATCCCCTCCACCTGTCGCAGATGCCACCGACAGCCTATTCGTTCGGGAGACATGATTCTGGATGGTCATCTAGAGAGTACATGTCTTAG